Genomic segment of Nitrospira sp.:
ATCCGTTTCCTTGCTTCATCGGAGCGGACCTGTTAGAGTGCAGCTGTTCGTGTACGCCCTTCTGTACCTGGAGGCAGCCGCTTCCGAATCAGTGACGTCTTACGCGATTGTTGTATGTGCCCGCAGTTGTGCCGCCACCGCTGAGCCTACCGCCGAAGGTTGTTCCTCCGTCGTTCGCACTTTCAGCTCGTCACCGCCGTGGGAATCTTTTTACCCGTTCTAGAGGTGTGTCGTTGTTTCACGAATTCTGTTCCATTCTCCGGGCATGCTTCCGCCAATCTGCAGGCAGCCTGTCTCACATGGTCATCGTGGCGATGAGCGCGGGCATTGCGCTGCTGCTGCCGGTCGGAGCCGCCCGATTCTCGTCGTTCTGGTCGCATGTCGAACAGGACAAAGTTTTGCTCATTGCCGTCGAGATGGTCGCCGCGGTGCTGTTGATGGCCGGCATCAACTTCGTCCATCTCAGTCTGCGCGATCGGGCGCTTGCCAATGCTGCGCGTGGTGCCGGGCTCGTCTCCTTCTTCCCGCGGCGCGGGCCGGAGGTGCATCAGCGCATTCAGGCGTTGAAGGACGAGCAGGGCACCGGTCGTTCGGTCATGGTGATCGGCTCCAGTGGGGCCGGGAACCTGGTGGATCACGTCGGCGATTTGTCGTCGGTCCTCGACAAGTGCCTGGAAGCGAAGATCCTCCTGGTCAATCCGTTCCACCGGGAGGTGCGCGCCCGCATGGCGACATTGGCCCATCCCGACAATCCGTACCCGCGATTCCGAGAGGACGTTCGACAGAGCATTGCGTTGCTCAAGCGTCTCAAAGCGATGGGGAAAGTCGTGAGGCTCAAGCTCTATCCGGATGCTCCGCTGGTCAAGCTGGTGATCTTGGGCGAGTATCTCTGGTTGCAGCATGGTCCCGCCGATCTGGCTGTGCAGCACATGCCGGAATATGTCCTGCGGCGCAGTCGTAAGGACCAGGGCCTGTATACCTTCTACGCGCACTATTTCTTGCAGCATTGGGAGAGTGCCGATTTTCCAGAATACGATTTGGAGACCGATGAATTGGTGTACCGGAGTCGAACCGGTCAGGAGATCAGGCGTGAGCCGGTTGAAATCGGGCCCTCTGCGTTCGTTCACCACCCCGCCGAGAATCCTCGCGTCGATGCTGGTGATCCCTTCCAGTTGCTGCACGCACCAGGGCCCTACCTGCCGGTTCGCGGGTATGATGTCGACTAGCCTCGCGTGGTGCTATGACTACTCCGAGAGCAGGCGTAGCGGTTCATTGCTCGCGCGCAATGGTCGGCGGCATGGTAGTACTATAGCGGTTGCGCGACTTGGGCACGTGGTCATGTCTAGGACTGAAACTGGAGACGTGAAGGAATGAGCAATGGCATCGAACGGCGTCCGCTTCCGCGAGAAATAGCGTTTTTCTCTTATGGGTTCCGGCCGTTTTTTCTGGGCGGCGCGTTGTTTGCCGGTGTGGCGATTCCCGCCTGGATCAGCATTCTCGTCAGCACGGGCAATGCAGCGCTGCTCTCGACGGCCCGGGACTGGCACGTGCACGAGATGCTCTTTGGTTTTCTCCCGGCGGTGATCGCCGGCTTCCTCCTCACAGCTGTGCCGAACTGGACCGACCGGCCTGCCGTCAAGGGCCGGGAGTTGATGCTGCTATTTGGGGTGTGGGGAATCGGACGTGTGGCCATGGCTCTTCCGACCGGCTTGCCGCTGCTCACAGCGTTGCTCGACGGGGCGTTTCTCGTGTGTCTCGCCGGGGTGGTGTGGCGGGAACTGGCTGCCGGGAAGAGTTGGAATCAGGCTCCGGTCGGTGTCGTGATCAGTTGCTATGCCTGCGCGAATCTTTGGTTCCATCTGTCGGCGTGGAGTGATGCGGATACGGATCGTCCGTTTCGTATGGCGCTCGCGCTGATGATGGTACTTCTCACGCTGATCGGCGGACGACTGGTGCCCAATTTTACAAGAGAGTTTCTCGGCGGGGAGGGGCGAGCCGAACGGCCCGCGCGATTCTCGCATTTCGATACGGTTGCGATTGGACTGGTGACGATGGCGGCGGTCTCCTGGACGGTCTCTCCTCACGCACAGCCTACCGGTTGGATCCTCTTGGCCGCCGGGGTGATGCAGGTGGCTCGCTTGCTGCGTTGGTACGGATGGCTCACCTGGCGTGAACCGCTGGTGTTCGTGCTGCATTGGGGATATGGCTGGGTGGCGGCGGCGTTGCTCTTGCTCGGATGCGCGATTGTCGGAATCGGGTTATCGAAGGAGGACGCGGTCCATGCGCTGACCACCGGCGCGATCGGCGTGATGACGTTGGGGGTGATGACCCGAGCCAGCCTGGGCCACACGGGACGTCCCCGGCATGCGGGGCCAGCGACGATCTGCATGTACAGTCTGGTGACAGTCGGGGCGCTGGTGCGGGTGTTTGGCCTCAGCACCGGCCTTCCACCCACTCTCGTGTTCGGTGTGGCCGCCGCGGCGTGGAGTGGAGCCTATTTCTTGTTTGCGTTGGTCTATGGACCGTATCTGCTGCGTCCGAGCCTGGATGAGTGAGGGGCAGGGAGTGTTCTGGTCGGTGCGGCGTTCGACGTGTCAGGAGCAGAGGAGAATGTTACAACTCTTCCCCGTATTTCAGGAAATGTTGCTCCTTGGCGCCGGCGATCCAGTTATCGTGGCGGATGCGGTCCGGGAACGTGTTGAGTTCCGACGCCATCTGCTCGACGTCCTGATCTTTCCATTCGGCGATTTGTCGGAAGGTAAACATGCCCATGCGATTGAGTACACGTTCCATCACCGGTCCGATGCCATGGATTTGCTTGAGGTCGTCTTTTTGAGCCGACCGATGTTTACCCGTGCCCCGTCCGGCGGTTGAGCTGCCGTGCGTGCCTGAGTCGGCGGCAGCTGCCGCTTTGGCCTGCGCACCATGTCGTTGCGCGACTCGATATTCCACGAGCCGTTTGCGAAGAGCCGCGATCTCCTCTTCCCGTTCGCTGACATCCATGATCCGGCGTTCTTCTGCTTCGCGGAGTGCGAGTTCTTTCTTTTCCACCTCGCTGCGGAACACTTCCAGTTCTTCCACGGTCGCGCGCAGCCGTTGGATCTCCTGATCACGTTGTTGCACCGTTTCGGTGAAACGTGTGAGATCGTCCTGATTTTGCGTCCGCAGTCGGGCCAGTTCGGCTTCAATATCGGCGATACGCGATTGATGCCGGTCGAGTTCCTGCTCTTTGCTCTGGAGTGTGGAGGCAGCCTGTGCACGATCCTGCTTGAGCTCTTGTTCCAGCCGGCTGCTTCGTTCGCGGAACGGTTCCAACTCTTCGGTGCGTGCGCGTAGGCGGGCGATCTCGGCATCTTTCGGGGCGAGTTGTTCCACCCAGGTCTTGAGGGTGGCGATTTCCTGGTCCCGGCTGATCAGCACGTCTTCAGCGTTTTCCATTTGGGCCTGCATCTCGGCGAAGCCCGCCTGCTGCCCCTTGAACTTGTTTTCGGCTTCTTCGACTTCGCGCCGGAGCGTGTCGCGTTCCCGCTCGATGGCATGGAGACGCACACCCTTTTCCCGCACCTCTGTCTGCAGCGCCGTCAGCTGTTCGACCTTGGTCGCCAAGTCTGCGGTCAGGTCCTTCAGCGCCGCCTCGGAGGTGATCATTTTCCCTTCCAGCATTTGCACGGCGGACGTGCGGACCTTCAACTCATGGTTGAGGGTGTCCAATTCGTGTTCACGGCCGCGGAGCCGGGTGGCAATTTCGGACAACTGCTGGCGCTTCTCCGAGGTGGCGAAACTGCGCAGGAGCCACCCCATCATCAACCCGATGGTCGCCGCCACCAGTAAGCATCCGATCATTTGCAGAATCAGGGATCCCATACGTTCACCGTTCCTCTTTCACACGAAATTCAATCCGCCGGTTCTTCTTCGACGCGGCGCGCGTCCGGTCTTGGCTGAGCGGACGGCTGGCTCCGTAGCCGACGGCGGTCAGTCGATTGGTCACGCCATGGTCAGCCAAATATTGGCGGACGGATTCCGCGCGCGTGCGGCTGAGTTGGAGGTTGTAATCAGGATCGCCATAGGAGTCGGTGTGGCCGCCGATTTCGATGACCGACTCCGGGGATCGTTTGAGGGCCGGAATCACCTTATCGATGACGGCTCGTCCTTTAGGCGTGAGGACCGCACTGTTACTTTCGAAGGCGATATGTTCTCCACGCAACACCTCATCCAGTCCGGCCTGCATCTGGGCGCGGGAGGCATGGACTGTGGGCGCAACCTGGACGGCAGGCAGCGCCACCGGCGCGGTCGAAGCGGCTGAAGCCACGGTGAGCTGATCCTGCACATGGATCGAACTCCCGAGGGAGGCGGCGAGGTCGTGCAGAAGTTTTGATTTGGCTTCTCCGCTTGCGACCGTCCCTTTGACCGTGACCGTCTGCTCAGCGAGCGAGACCGTGGCTTGATGCTGATGGAGCAGCGCGACGTGTGTTAAGAGGGCCGGCAAGGCGGTTTCCCAGGCAGCGGGATAGGCGTCTTCAAGGATGTCGAGATTGTCGGTGACACGGAGCTTGAGTCCTTTGGACAACTCTTGTGCGCGGGTGACGGCCGCAGCCTTGGCTTCTTCACTGGCCACCGCGCCGGAGAGGGTCAGTTGACCGTTCTCGACGTGTGCGCGGAACGTGGGGTGGCCGCTCGCCGACGACGTCACCGGAAGGTGTCTCGGGATGCAGATGAGCGCCAGGAGTGTGAGTGCGAAGAATCCGACTGCGAAAATAATTCCGCGCGACATGCGCCAGCCTTTGTCGACCCAGGCACGAGGCCTCACTGCGGCATGAAATCGCCGCAGGGCGGGTGTCTTCTCAAGACTTCGAGTGTTACTTGATTGATGGAATGCGCCGGCTTCGGCCGATGCGCCACTACGATGCGAAGGGTATCACAACGTCAAGACTCATGCTAGCCCGGAATCGTGGGTAAAAGGCTTGCCCGTCCATTCAAATGTGCAGGCGTGCGGCAGGGAAGTCGAGGCGGTCAGAGCCCCGCTCAACTTGCAGTGGCGTCGAGGCATCTGCTATTGTCACGGCGTTTTTTCGTCCAATGTGATCCCACCCACAACGATATCCATAGTTGAAGGAGTTCATCATGGCCAGCATTGCGCGGGCACTGATCAGTGTTTCTGACAAGACGGGAGTCATCGATATGGCCAAGGGATTGGCGGCCCTTGGTGCGGAAGTGTTGTCGACTGGCGGTACGGCCAAAGCTCTGCGTGACGCGGGCGTGGCGGTGACCGACGTCGCAGCGTACACCGGCTCCCCGGAGATTCTCGACGGGCGCGTGAAGACCCTGCACCCGAAAATTCACGGCGGGTTGCTCGGCCGTCGGGGCGTACCTGCTCACGTGACGCAGATGCAGCAGCATGGCATCGGCAACATCGATGTCGTCGTGGTGAATTTGTATCCGTTCGAATCGACGATCGCCAAGCCGAATTGTCCGTTTGAGGAAGCGATTGAGAATATCGATATCGGCGGGCCGTCGATGTTGCGCTCTGCCGCGAAGAACCATGAGGATGTGCTCGTGGTCGTCGATCCTGCCGACTACGGTCGCGTGTTGGAGGCATTGAAGGCCGGATCAGTCACGCCGGCCTTGCGACGTGAATTGGCCATGAAAGTGTTTCAGCACACCGCGCGCTACGACAGTTTGATCGCGGGTTACCTCGAAAAGCAGGTGCAGGGGAGCGAGGTGAAATTCCCGGCCATTCTCTCGCTGCAATTCGAGCGCGTGGAGACGCTCCGCTATGGAGAGAACCCCCACCAGCAGGGCGCCTTCTATCGCGAATTGAACGCGAAGGAGCCGGCGGTGTCGCGCGGAAAGATCCTGCATGGCAAGGCCATGTCCTACAATAATTTTCTGGATGCGAATTCCGCGCTCGAACTGGTGAAGGAGTTTGATCAGACGGCGGTGGCCATCATCAAGCACAACAATCCCTGTGGCTGTGCGTTGGGCGCAACGCCGGTTGAGGCATATGTGAAGGCGCGTGCGACGGATCCCGTCTCGGCCTTCGGCGGCGTGATTGCGTTCAATCGCCAGGTGGATCTGGCTGCGGCGAAAGAGATCACCTCGACCTTCGTGGAGGTCGTCATTGCGCCGGGGTTTGCCGAAGATGCCTTGGCCGAACTCAAACGGAAGAAGGACATCCGGTTGCTGGATGTTGGGCCTCTGAGCAAGGCTACCGCTGAAGGGTATGATCTGAAGAAATTGGTCGGAGGGCTGATCGTGCAGGATCGGGACCTCGGTGTGATCAAGGACATCAAGGCCCTGGCCGTACCGACCGCGCGCAAACCGACCGAAGAGGAATATGCGGCCTGCGCCTTCGCCTGGGTGGTGTGTAAACACGTGAAGTCGAACGCCATCATCTATGGGCGTCCCGGCGAAATCGTGGGTATCGGTGCCGGCCAGATGAGCCGCGTCGATTCGGTGAAGCTCGCGGCGATGAAGGCCCAATCGTCCGTGAAGGGCTGCGTGATGGCATCCGACGCGTTCTTTCCGTTCCGTGACGGGATCGATGCGGCGGCAGAAGCCGGCATTACCTGTGTGATTCAGCCAGGCGGATCCATCCGTGACCCCGAAGTGACGAAGGCGGTGGATGAGCATGGGATGGCGATGATTCTCACCGGTATGCGCCACTTCCGCCATTGAGGGACGTTGAAACGGGCCTCCGACTGCGTTCTCGGCTCGAAAAAAATCCTCAACGTAGCCCTGAGGCTACGCCTCCGGTTTTTTCTCGTCTGTGGCCTTGTCGGTAGACCCGTTTGAACGCCCTCAGGAATTTCGAGATCTGGGCTGAGCGAGACATTCTGGAAGCCTTGGTATGAGCATCGTGGGTACATCATTGAAGTAAAGGTTGAGCTGTGAAGATTCTAGTTGTCGGCAGTGGTGGGCGGGAACATGCCATGGTGTGGAAGCTCGCCCAGAGTCCGAGAAAGCCGCAGATCTTTTGTGCGCCGGGCAATGCCGGGATCGAAGGACTGGCGACCTGTGTGCCGATCAAGGCGGATGACATCGCCGGACTCAAGGACTTTGCGTTACAGGAGCAGATCGATCTCACGGTAGTCGGTCCGGAAGCGCCGCTCGCGCTTGGGATTGCCGATGAGTTCCGGAAGGCGCGTTTGAAAATCTTCGGTCCGACCAAAGCTGCTGCGAGGCTGGAGTCGAGCAAAAGCTTTTCGAAGGAGATCATGACCGCCAACCGGATTCCGACCGCAGTCTCGCGAAGTTTCGAGCAGATGGATCAGGCGCTGGCCTACCTGGATGCGCAGCCTGTGCCGATCGTGGTGAAGGCCGACGGGCTGGCGCAGGGCAAGGGGGTGGTCGTGGCCACCACGCGCGAGGACGCCAAGCAGGCGGTGCGCGATGCGATGGAGAAGTCCGTCTTCGGCCAGGCAGGAGAGCGGGTGCTGATCGAGGAGTTTCTCGACGGGGAAGAACTGACCATCATGGCGTTTACCGACGGGAAGACCGTCGTGCCGATGATTCCGGCACAGGATCACAAGCGGGTGGGGGACGGAGATGCCGGTCCCAACACCGGCGGAATGGGTGCCTACGCTCCGGCTCCCATTGCCACGGCTGCGCTTCGTGAACAGGTCACACGGCAGGTCCTTCAGCCCACCGTCGATGCGCTGGCGCGCCTGGGCTGTCCGTTTCAAGGTGTGCTCTATGCGGGCCTCATGATCGTCAAGGGGACGCCGTATGTCTTGGAGTTCAACGCGCGAATGGGAGATCCCGAAACCGAAGTCGTGTTGCCGCTCTTGCAGACGGACCTGCTCGAAGTCATGGAGGCGGTGGTTGAGCATCGTCTCGATCAGCTCACCGTGGAATGGCGGCAGGAGACGGCGGTGTGCGTGGTCCTGACGTCTCCAGGGTATCCGGGCGCCTATCCGACTGGATTGCCGATTCAAGGATTGCCTGCTCCGTCGAATACGGCACCGATCGCCGTGTTTCACGCCGGCACCAAGCGGGATGCTGAGCAGGTGGTCACTGCCGGAGGGCGAGTGTTGGCCGTCACGGCCTGGGCGCCGTCGCTCCTCCAAGCGAGAACAGAAGTGTATCAGGCGGTGCCGGCGATTTCGTTCCAAGGTCGGCACTATCGGACCGATATCGCGCATCGAGCGCTGCCGCGCAATTCCTGATCCGTCATCGGATCGGGCCATCACATGGCACTGGTTCTCCCGTTTACCGATCCATCCTGTGACGTCGCACTGCCGGAGGTGCAGCGTGTGCTGGCTGCACATGGCGTCGTCGCACTTCCCACCGAGACGTACTATGGTCTGGCCGTTCGTCCGACCGACGAAGCGGCCCTGCGCCGCATGG
This window contains:
- a CDS encoding NnrS family protein, producing MSNGIERRPLPREIAFFSYGFRPFFLGGALFAGVAIPAWISILVSTGNAALLSTARDWHVHEMLFGFLPAVIAGFLLTAVPNWTDRPAVKGRELMLLFGVWGIGRVAMALPTGLPLLTALLDGAFLVCLAGVVWRELAAGKSWNQAPVGVVISCYACANLWFHLSAWSDADTDRPFRMALALMMVLLTLIGGRLVPNFTREFLGGEGRAERPARFSHFDTVAIGLVTMAAVSWTVSPHAQPTGWILLAAGVMQVARLLRWYGWLTWREPLVFVLHWGYGWVAAALLLLGCAIVGIGLSKEDAVHALTTGAIGVMTLGVMTRASLGHTGRPRHAGPATICMYSLVTVGALVRVFGLSTGLPPTLVFGVAAAAWSGAYFLFALVYGPYLLRPSLDE
- a CDS encoding OmpA family protein; translated protein: MSRGIIFAVGFFALTLLALICIPRHLPVTSSASGHPTFRAHVENGQLTLSGAVASEEAKAAAVTRAQELSKGLKLRVTDNLDILEDAYPAAWETALPALLTHVALLHQHQATVSLAEQTVTVKGTVASGEAKSKLLHDLAASLGSSIHVQDQLTVASAASTAPVALPAVQVAPTVHASRAQMQAGLDEVLRGEHIAFESNSAVLTPKGRAVIDKVIPALKRSPESVIEIGGHTDSYGDPDYNLQLSRTRAESVRQYLADHGVTNRLTAVGYGASRPLSQDRTRAASKKNRRIEFRVKEER
- the purH gene encoding bifunctional phosphoribosylaminoimidazolecarboxamide formyltransferase/IMP cyclohydrolase; its protein translation is MARALISVSDKTGVIDMAKGLAALGAEVLSTGGTAKALRDAGVAVTDVAAYTGSPEILDGRVKTLHPKIHGGLLGRRGVPAHVTQMQQHGIGNIDVVVVNLYPFESTIAKPNCPFEEAIENIDIGGPSMLRSAAKNHEDVLVVVDPADYGRVLEALKAGSVTPALRRELAMKVFQHTARYDSLIAGYLEKQVQGSEVKFPAILSLQFERVETLRYGENPHQQGAFYRELNAKEPAVSRGKILHGKAMSYNNFLDANSALELVKEFDQTAVAIIKHNNPCGCALGATPVEAYVKARATDPVSAFGGVIAFNRQVDLAAAKEITSTFVEVVIAPGFAEDALAELKRKKDIRLLDVGPLSKATAEGYDLKKLVGGLIVQDRDLGVIKDIKALAVPTARKPTEEEYAACAFAWVVCKHVKSNAIIYGRPGEIVGIGAGQMSRVDSVKLAAMKAQSSVKGCVMASDAFFPFRDGIDAAAEAGITCVIQPGGSIRDPEVTKAVDEHGMAMILTGMRHFRH
- the purD gene encoding phosphoribosylamine--glycine ligase, which translates into the protein MKILVVGSGGREHAMVWKLAQSPRKPQIFCAPGNAGIEGLATCVPIKADDIAGLKDFALQEQIDLTVVGPEAPLALGIADEFRKARLKIFGPTKAAARLESSKSFSKEIMTANRIPTAVSRSFEQMDQALAYLDAQPVPIVVKADGLAQGKGVVVATTREDAKQAVRDAMEKSVFGQAGERVLIEEFLDGEELTIMAFTDGKTVVPMIPAQDHKRVGDGDAGPNTGGMGAYAPAPIATAALREQVTRQVLQPTVDALARLGCPFQGVLYAGLMIVKGTPYVLEFNARMGDPETEVVLPLLQTDLLEVMEAVVEHRLDQLTVEWRQETAVCVVLTSPGYPGAYPTGLPIQGLPAPSNTAPIAVFHAGTKRDAEQVVTAGGRVLAVTAWAPSLLQARTEVYQAVPAISFQGRHYRTDIAHRALPRNS